The sequence below is a genomic window from Humulus lupulus chromosome 3, drHumLupu1.1, whole genome shotgun sequence.
TGATGTCACACCCTAAAATCTCTCTCAAAACATTTTAtctattttatcttattttttattctatttaattaattttctaataattatatacTCACAAAgatagttaaaaataaaaataaaaataataaatatcatacATATTATATTTAATAGCTTTAAAATCAATTATACATACTTTataatttttaccaaaaataacacaaagcttataattaataataataataacaataacaataaataaaactaaaagtaTAACAAATTATTCGAATTTTATTTTTGatactttaattatttaattttttttaaaataatatattttttaatcgtTAAAAAAGAAAAGACAGCACAACAAAGTGTTTATGTATTCTAGTCTGATAATAAAAAATAGAAGTTAATCATTTGTTTAGtgccttaatatatatatatatatactatatatatatatataaatgcgtGGATAGGAGTTTAAAGTCatccttcttttttgttttttttcgtaatttgttttttctgttaaataatatatatatataatataaactgATTATATCATCTTATTCTTAATTGTATTTGTACAATATACATTATATTGTATTAAGTATATTGAgtcatttttcttttttgtttttttcttaatttgtttttttatgttaaatagtatatatatataatataaactgATTTATATTATGTTATTCGTAATTATATATgcatacattatattatattaagtaTACGgggttatttttcttttttgtttttttcttaatttaatttttttattaaccaatatatataatatacactaATTATATGATGTTCATTCGCAGTTGTATATACACAATATACAATATagtatctatatataaatttaatatgtatgattatattgtatttagtctattgtatttatatagtaatataataaaaggCTATCATCATTTATTGAATATTAATACATACGAATGCAACGTGGTTTAATGCATGTGAAAGTTACACGTATTGATAAGCTTGTTGCTCGAGTCATACTATGCTGGTGTGTTGATCACATATATATGGTCATCCTTCTttttataaacaaaaaataaattagtaactgtgaactatttatttatattattatttaattttttcacgaattcaaaacaaaattatattatttttataaagagTAAAACGTAAGAAAAAAAAGTAACACTGGTACCGGGTTGCTCGTGCCTTTGGCACGAGCCACTctcactagtatatatatatatgcagggATATGTGTTTTGAGTcattcttcttttttgttttttctgttaaataatatatataatataaactgattatattatattatattattcgTAATTGTATATGCACACCAGCGCCGTAGTCTTGCCTAACCGTTCGGTCGGAGATGCCTTTGTATGGTATAGCAAGCTATTTAGCTACTTGTATCGATTTGCCACAGTGTGGTTAGATACAATGCGCTGGCAGCCTCAGCTTGGCAGGATGGGAATGAAGGTCGAGGGAGCAGGGAAGAAAAGGTTTATATTGTATTAAGTATATGGGGTCATTTTTGCGTGGGTGCAGTaagtcattttttttttcttaatttgtttttttttatgttaaatagtatatatataatataaactgatttatattatgttattcgtaattatatatgcataatatacattatattgtattaagtatacagtgttatttttcttttttgtttttttctcaattattttttctattaaccaatatatataatatacactaATTATATGATGTTCATTCGTAGTTGTATATGCACAATATACAAtataatatctatatataaatttaatatctATGATTATATTGTATTTAGTCCATTGCATttatatagtaatataataaaaggCTATCATCATTTATTGAATATTAATACATACGAATGTAACGTGGTTTAATGCATGTGAAAGTTACATGTATTGATAGGCTTGTTGCTCGAGTCATACTATGCTAGTGTGTTGATTACACATATACGGTAATCCTTCTttttataaacaaaaaataaattattaactgtgaactatttatttatattattatttaattttttcaccagttaaaaacaaaaatatattatttttagaaagagtaattaaaaataaaaaataaaaagtaacatTGTTACCGGGTTGCTCGTGCCAAACACTcttactagtatatatatatatataaataatctaACCTAATCACTCACGTCCTTCTCTCTCGTTAACCCCAATCTCGATCGTTAACCTCTCACCTCATCGTGTCTCTCTTTCGTCAGCCAGCCAGGGCTGTCGTTCGGCAGCAGCTCCTTCCGTTTCTCTCACTGCGTCGTTCAACATCTTCTTCCCCACGGTCTCCACCTGTCGTTCTTCTTTAGTCCGAGAGTCCCACTGTGTCGTTCTCTTCAGCCTCACATTCTCATCTTGCTCAGGTTAGTCTCTTCCTCACCccatatgtatttatatatatcgTATATAAATGGTAGAACATATATATATGATCTAATAGGGGATCAGGTTGTGTATATATTGAACCCAAAATGGTTAGCACATCTCAGTCTCTCTTGAATTTTAGTGGTCTGTTTGAGTACATTTTTGTACCACTACATTTACTTTTGCAGAATTAGAACAGACTATTTCTTTTCTCCTCCTTGTTACTGATCGATTAATGAATGTTTTGTGAAACTCAGAGCTAGATTTTTGTATACTTTAATCTATTTTATGAGCTATAACAATCTTTTTAAATAGGTTATTGCTTTTTTTTCCCAACAATTTCGCATGATTTTTTTGGCTACTAATATAGAATGTTACTAAAGTTAAATAATATGATGGGTATGGTCCGTATGGACCATGTATAAAAAAACAATATCGCTTTTGGGATATTTGACTCTTAAACTAATTTGCTGATTAAAAAGTTGCACAAACTGCAAAGTTTGTATTTGTTTACCATTGCTGTAATTGTGCTATGGGATTAAAAGCTTAGGCATTCTatgctttaaaatttaaataccGAGCGCCTATGGTGAAACATATTGTTAGTTGGTTTCTGAAATTAAAGTTTAACATGAACACAATTTAAGCAAATCAAATCAAACTGTAAGCAGCAAATAGCTGATAGGATACTATGCTTATATTATATTCAATAGTGAAATAGAACAAAAAATTATCAGTCTAAAATGAATATTATTTAGGTCAAATTGTGATTATCATActgcttttatttattttgtgttaCTTATAATCTTGGTATTTATATTGTAACTAATCGCTGTTATATTGCAGAAGTCAGTTGCATATCGAATTGACTTTTCAGCTTTGAATTTTGTTTTGAACCAAGTTGAGTTTTGAATCAAGTTATTAACTCTTTATGggactttgttttattttatgagGCTTTATTATGAACTTTTCATTTTATGAAACTTTGTCATGGACTTTATTATGGACttgaatttattttataaaacttTTGGATGAGATCTTATGAATAATTGGATATCATTATTGTTGTTTCTTTTATGAAGTTTTCAATTCAGGTGGGGgttatttgttaatttttgtaaaaaatatttatatatatatatatacacacactaagtttgatgaaaaaaaaGAAATTGAGCTTCACCATGTTTATAGGTTGTGGGGCTTGTTTGCTTTGACTTTAAATTGTCTAGAATCTAATATTAagcgcatttatttatttatttattatatttgaagGTTGAAACTGAGTTGGTGAGGAAACATGAACACAATGTCAGGGATAACCCAACCCCAGCTCCTCCAAACTATAACAACTATCCTCACCTCCAGCAACACCCCACCGCTCCATGCCCTAAACTCATACATTCCCCACCTTACAGAGAGCCTCCTCATCTCAATCTTCTCATCCAAATCCCTAGCTTCCCAACCAACTACACTCCTTTCCTTTTTTCAATGGTCACAAACCCATGCTCCCTCCCTCACTCAATCACCAACCCTACTCCTCACTCTCGTTCCATCTCTCATTCGCCACAACAAGTTCTCTGATGTCAAGTCCCTccttgtcacatttattgcctCTGATAGGCAAAACCATCTCCACCAAGCCCTCCTCCATCTTGACCGCACCCTTCCTAGACCTTCTAGAGCCCTTCTTGATACATCCATTGGTGCATATATTCAGTCCAGAAAACCTCACCTTGCTGCTCAGATCTTCAACAAGATGAAGCAACATCGATTTCGTCCCAATTTGCTTACTTGTAACACTCTTCTCAATGCGTTGGTAAGATTCCCTTCTACACATTCGATTTCGATGTCTCAAGGAATTTTTAAGGATATGATTAAGTTAGGGGTTAGCCCTAATACGAATACTTTTAATATTTTGATACGTGGTTATTGTTTTGAGAACAAGTTCAAGGATGCTTTTGAGCTGTTGAGTAAAATGAGTGAGTTTGATTGTTTGCCTGATAATGTGAGCTACAATACAATATTGGATGCGTTGTGTAAGAAGGGACAATTGACAGAGGCTCGAAACTTGTTGTTGGACATGAAAAATAGAAGACTGATGCCGAATAGGAATACATATAATGTTTTAGTTTGTGGGTATTGTAAGTTGGGTTGGTTAAAAGAGGCAGCAAAGATCATTGAGTTGATGACACAAAATAATTTTTTGCCTGATATCTGGACTTACAACATGTTGATTAGTGGGTTATGCAAGGAAGGTAGAATTGAAGAGGCTTTTAGGCTTCGAGATGAGATGGAACGGTTGAAATTGTTGCCTGATGTGATCACTTATAATACATTGATTAATGGGTGTTTTGACAATGGAAATAGTACAGAAGCATTTACGTTGATCAATGAAATGGATGAAAAGGGACTGAAACAAAATACAGTCACTCACAATATATTAGTGAAGTGGTTTTGCAAGGAAGGCAGTATGGATGAAGCATGTGATATTGTAAGGAAGATGGAAGAAAGTGGATCTTCTCCTGATTGTGTTACTTACAATACTCTAATAAATGGGTTTTGTAAAGCAGGAAAATTAGATGAATCATTTAGGATGATGGATGAGATGAATAGGAAAGGTCTCAAGATGGACACTTTTACTCTCAACACTGTTCTACGTATGCTGTGTGTTGAAAATAAGCTTGGTGAGGCATATCAGCTGCTTAACAGTGCCAGTAGGAGAGGTTATGTTGTTGATGAGGTAAGTTTTGGAACATTGATGATGGGATACATTAAGAATGATAAGGTGGACAGAGCATTGAAGCTTTGGGATGAAATGAAGGAGAAACATGCAATTCCCAGTATTATCACCTATAACAGTATTATAGGAGGTCTATGCCAGTCTGGAAAAACTGATCAAGCAATAGACAAGTTAAATGAATTCTTAGAGAGTGGTCTAGTCCCGGATGAAACAACATACAACACTATCATTCATGGTTACTGCCAGGAAGGGGAAGTGGAGAAAGCATTTCAATTTCACAACAAGATGGTTGAGAAGTCGTTCAAGCCTGATGTCTTTACATGTAATATCCTTCTTAATGGACTTTGTAGAGAGGGTATGCTTGAAAAGGCTTTGAGGCTTTTCAACACATGGATTTCAAAAGGGAAACACATTGATGTTGTTACTTACAACACATTGATTGCGAGTCTGTGTAAAGAAGGTAGATTTGGCGATGCATATGATCTTCTTGTAGACATGGAAAAAAAGAAATTAATGCCTGACCATTATACGTACAATGCAATTCTCAGTGGACTTACTGATGCTGATAGAATTAAGGAAGCTGAAGAGTATTTGTCCAAAATGATAGAGAGTGGGAAATTACCTGAGCatttcttacaaatgaccaagGAGCAAGACATTGTGACCCAAGAATTCTCTGTGGAGTCTGATTCAGTCTCTGTCGGTTATACAGAACAAATCAACCAACTTTGTTCTGAAGGGAAATACAAGGATGCCATGCACACCTTCGAAgaatctaaaaagaaaggagttatTCTAAATAAATCTGTTTACATTAACCTGATCAATGGACTAATCAAGAGGCGTAAAAGCCTATCTCGGTCTGTCATGTCATAGTAGACCATGATTGTTCTTTGCAGTGTCATTGGGGCCAGTGTCATTAGCTTTGTTCTACTTAATATTGGCAGCTGGACCATAATCAACTATTGTTCCTACTTAAAATTGGCATCTGGACCATACTCAACAATTCTAGgtataatctttatttatttaaaaagaaaaaggaactTGGATGGTAACATGTGGTTGTAAtctgattgttttttttttctttcttcaaagaATGGTTATGGTACTCAAAGGCAAAGGCAACCTATAATCTTTGCTTGTTTTTGAAGAATCATATCTGTTTAGAATCTATACTGGTAAGCTCTTTCTAAGTTGTAACCTGTTATATACAACTGAAAGTGCATGTTTTTGTGATCTGAAATACTGCAACGAATTTTACTTCTTTAACAACTTCTGTTTTTGTACTATTTGATGTAGTTTGTATATCTGTTAATTGTTATTATACTAATTGTCTATGAAATGGCACAACagtatttttttcttcttgttttaaCATATTTCCTGctgtttttctctgtttttcttattCGCGTCCTGTTTAAATGACATATATGCCATC
It includes:
- the LOC133822404 gene encoding pentatricopeptide repeat-containing protein At2g16880 — protein: MNTMSGITQPQLLQTITTILTSSNTPPLHALNSYIPHLTESLLISIFSSKSLASQPTTLLSFFQWSQTHAPSLTQSPTLLLTLVPSLIRHNKFSDVKSLLVTFIASDRQNHLHQALLHLDRTLPRPSRALLDTSIGAYIQSRKPHLAAQIFNKMKQHRFRPNLLTCNTLLNALVRFPSTHSISMSQGIFKDMIKLGVSPNTNTFNILIRGYCFENKFKDAFELLSKMSEFDCLPDNVSYNTILDALCKKGQLTEARNLLLDMKNRRLMPNRNTYNVLVCGYCKLGWLKEAAKIIELMTQNNFLPDIWTYNMLISGLCKEGRIEEAFRLRDEMERLKLLPDVITYNTLINGCFDNGNSTEAFTLINEMDEKGLKQNTVTHNILVKWFCKEGSMDEACDIVRKMEESGSSPDCVTYNTLINGFCKAGKLDESFRMMDEMNRKGLKMDTFTLNTVLRMLCVENKLGEAYQLLNSASRRGYVVDEVSFGTLMMGYIKNDKVDRALKLWDEMKEKHAIPSIITYNSIIGGLCQSGKTDQAIDKLNEFLESGLVPDETTYNTIIHGYCQEGEVEKAFQFHNKMVEKSFKPDVFTCNILLNGLCREGMLEKALRLFNTWISKGKHIDVVTYNTLIASLCKEGRFGDAYDLLVDMEKKKLMPDHYTYNAILSGLTDADRIKEAEEYLSKMIESGKLPEHFLQMTKEQDIVTQEFSVESDSVSVGYTEQINQLCSEGKYKDAMHTFEESKKKGVILNKSVYINLINGLIKRRKSLSRSVMS